In the Manis javanica isolate MJ-LG chromosome 12, MJ_LKY, whole genome shotgun sequence genome, one interval contains:
- the AP1S3 gene encoding AP-1 complex subunit sigma-3 gives MIHFILLFSRQGKLRLQKWYTTLPDKERKKITREIVQIILSRGQRTSSFVDWKELKLVYKRYASLYFCCAVENQDNELLTLEIVHRYVELLDKYFGNVCELDIIFNFEKAYFILDEFIIGGEIQETSKKSAVKAIEDSDMLQETMEEYMNKPAF, from the exons ATACATTTCATACTGCTTTTCAGTCGACAAGGGAAATTACGGCTGCAGAAATGGTACACTACTCTCCctgacaaagaaaggaaaaagatcacCCGGGAAATTGTTCAGATTATTCTTTCTCGTGGTCAGAGGACAAGCAGTTTTGTTGACTGGAAGGAGCTAAAACTTGTTTATAAAAG GTATGCTAGTTTATACTTTTGCTGTGCTGTAGAAAATCAGGACAATGAGCTCTTGACACTAGAGATTGTTCATCGTTATGTGGAGCTGCTGGACAAATACTTTGGAAAT GTCTGCGAGCTGGatattatctttaattttgaaaaggcTTATTTTATCCTTGATGAGTTTATAATTGGTGGAGAAATTCAAGAAACATCCAAGAAATCTGCTGTCAAAGCCATTGAAGATTCTGATATGTTACAGGAG ACAATGGAAGAATACATGAATAAGCCTGCGTTTTAA